A single region of the Leishmania panamensis strain MHOM/PA/94/PSC-1 chromosome 23 sequence genome encodes:
- a CDS encoding hypothetical protein (TriTrypDB/GeneDB-style sysID: LpmP.23.0460): MQSSLVASRYAEGDVLVSSDSAVSGPSSCCVSSLSSSALLASAHRRCYNALPLPLPCFSPPKPCGVEPGSCSTISLASIGGLVGELLALLRTTEYDVYHVQCVATEAMACLQMVHLHLIERTLMDTVGLVEALPLRGEG; encoded by the coding sequence ATGCAGTCCTCTCTCGTGGCATCACGGTACGCTGAAGGAGATGTATTAGTGTCCAGCGACTCCGCCGTGTCTGGCCCATCATCCTGCTGCGTGTCATCACTTTCGTCTTCTGCGCTCCTCGCCTCTGCCCACCGACGCTGCTACaatgcgctgccgctaccACTGCCATGCTTCTCTCCGCCTAAGCCCTGCGGCGTGGAGCCAGGGTCATGCTCTACTATTTCCCTCGCCAGCATCGGCGGGTTGGTGGGGGAGCTGCTGGCCCTGCTGCGGACTACCGAGTACGACGTGTATCACGTTCAGTGTGTCGCAACAGAGGCTATGGCGTGCCTCCAGATGGTGCACCTGCATCTTATTGAACGCACGTTGATGGACACTGTCGGATTGGTGGAGGCGCTCCCACTGCGAGGGGAAGGATAA
- a CDS encoding aldose 1-epimerase-like protein (TriTrypDB/GeneDB-style sysID: LpmP.23.0470) — MFGSQPVPATATPAHGPQVDPFGESFAITLSSEHLRVQLLSHGAALNSVKVRKPHAAASGSAAAEQDGEWMDVCLGYTNPEEAFSTDAVIGHTIGRYAGRIANGELEVKNVPYTLAKNCGPHNLHGGPVGFQNKEWKYLLSDGKDETSVAFHLVSPHMDQGFPGELFVTATYSIIKSAPAPTLKYVLQASLSDNTSVDMTVINLTNHAYWNLNGVPRPAEADAVAPLPRSITNHYLQLQSRYFAVTDESSIPNGDMRPVEGTLHDYSELRCIAEGMEATKEEGRDGGGYDDPVALETWDSTLREAALLYSPATKLRMRVCTTNPVIVVYTANALPADASGAKGQRFQRHSAICLECQYFPNSPNVPAFPSTALKKGEAYKETTTHEFQFMNADITPEERQQRHHYPPS, encoded by the coding sequence ATGTTTGGCAGCCAACCTGTCccggcaacggcgacgcCCGCGCACGGCCCCCAAGTCGATCCGTTTGGTGAGTCCTTCGCCATAACACTAAGCTCGGAGCAtctgcgcgtgcagctgctaTCGCATGGTGCGGCGCTCAACTCTGTGAAGGTGCGCAAACCACACGCCGCAGCAtcaggcagcgctgctgcggagcagGATGGGGAGTGGATGGATGTGTGCCTTGGCTACACAAATCCTGAGGAAGCCTTCAGCACGGACGCGGTGATCGGTCACACCATTGGACGATACGCCGGGCGCATCGCCAATGGCGAGCTCGAGGTGAAAAATGTGCCGTACACACTCGCCAAGAATTGCGGTCCGCACAACCTCCACGGCGGCCCGGTCGGATTTCAAAATAAGGAGTGGAAGTACCTCTTGTCAGACGGCAAGGACGAGACAAGTGTTGCTTTTCACCTCGTCTCACCGCACATGGACCAGGGCTTCCCCGGTGAGCTCTTCGTGACGGCCACCTACAGCATCATCAAGTCAGCCCCGGCCCCCACCCTCAAGTACGTCCTTCAGGCCTCGCTGTCTGACAACACGTCAGTAGACATGACAGTGATCAACCTGACTAACCACGCCTACTGGAACCTCAACGGTGTTCCGCGGCCAGCAGAGGCGGATgccgtggcgccgctgccgcgaaGCATCACGAACCATTACCTGCAGTTGCAGTCCAGGTACTTCGCTGTCACCGATGAATCGAGCATCCCAAATGGCGACATGCGTCCTGTCGAGGGTACCCTGCACGACTACTCGGAGCTGCGCTGCATTGCCGAAGGAATGGAGGCgacaaaggaggagggccgtgacggcggcggctacGACGACCCGGTCGCCCTGGAGACGTGGGACTCGACTCTGCgggaggcagcgctgctgtacagTCCAGCCACGAAGCTACGCATGCGGGTGTGCACCACGAATCCAGTCATTGTCGTCTACACGGCGAACGCCCTGCCGGCCGACGCTTCTGGCGCAAAGGGCCAGCGCTTCCAGCGACACAGTGCCATCTGCTTGGAGTGCCAGTACTTCCCAAACAGCCCCAATGTGCCAGCGTTCCCATCGACGGCGTTGAAGAAGGGCGAGGCGTACaaggagacgacgacgcacGAATTCCAGTTCATGAACGCCGACATCACTCCAGAGGAAAGGCAGCAACGTCATCACTACCCTCCGTCTTAG
- a CDS encoding hypothetical protein (TriTrypDB/GeneDB-style sysID: LpmP.23.0450), giving the protein MHPHLLSQSTANAPTMGVRPAGRAPAALASVPQHSSLTKFSRRLQARPATTSISPRSVATKVRGSRENTPLKQRVLAECRTLATPHRRTNGSPAAIPRGSDAPRVHVRINTAVSVARRCMSSLPRTTRRMAIAHPRRSSSVATPLSKKSRSPSRATPRSVSRLTTRPPQVPPNTRCCASTLTNAKQQHRPSAPRHIANAPSATVSHTCIPRPRHASTDAGFGGHVNEPFATYAWLPSSLASRENVEPLSAMPMPSSAFNRSSAAPSTRSATPPTISAATLRNVCGAVQPTSTPLQVHAAHRCKLHPGLTCSLRAASSIEPAFLVHEIPPASALVLPDSSDAQLRQLFATLFVRTSDSTWSLHRHILPFLAARQNCIMPVSPSQVAAFVGFADHSDGGVQVKERTGVAGDTHNERSLCDGPRITKAMSRFASQLCYWFVYVGVLGSSEAIHWDTLLMPLESTSAPSHRSFLWGNDTAGSTAAARAPMTRSNSPSVHPATPEKQPCCRSPHQSLSNFPAVSSPTQCVGTVTEVPIQCQHRRMPDDGDDDDEENSPTSTMLWHTDQLDNSTLGFAATSPVASVEFRSVVKVPPVVQEVVFVRGYKVLQALLANREAQLAHMKEGPMAALLRAIGTAAGADKRTSTNLEQSAHCLAEPHPSVIRTVYRRVRFYLRLHAFVRELCVYLRAHQARPWQRESYILESVVSSRLRVTASFASVDARMAGKAKMSAIAETSTGGGGRWKPVRDALVKGVLCAAFHAAPTRVSANSLQTLLVLQHADATRVVLRAAEVIRRDVTGEGLPHASNAVVASSSFPSSHSCEVSTSEGTTSSRLPVQLLRIFPLPRWSSLAQPGTASPKHATSFDLVASWALGFALALAVLSNFLFIFGAQLVWTLWWTTSREASANGDTAQHLHVLHRTWMLSFVKECSIILLLLACTARVAHRAGEVVASIEVTHAVVTAQSAALTRASEGWLQVAWALHSGNTVAAHAVQRCMDRLRLVGNAVDDFEAAPLGLRHALSRGMWSRYWFVFFMAALVTCTIKMSLHLGQYVELTAVVMLAWGTSVARVCETRQQRRRALAWWLYCQATTAESFAEDLLRTAGDRCSEALSSGTAADEKGGSAARGLLSSDCASLPTLCTISLPVLEELAKVACLVEWSEGRLLPRYQGSHGTSPANLAELTTQWFWEQLCGRAAPTYSKGVSSVAVVETTMWACRRSLEAEQRQRGAASLPVAEAVAYVLPWALDYEKALPPLTGALEGCHDYQVSEALAPFAAAASRDASAAAHAPPHRSFSPLSSHVFQENSAMDASLPLDVELRRLPYLSQLQGRLVVCTAFVLASLRAAPRAMSEAVGGCSASFSTYMGERTFTLLVYLVHSQLYVTPSLWCTKGSERASAARWRQAATRTRDTLQLLQRVTLLAQQRDVRDPPAGRAYATVLPSVLHALFR; this is encoded by the coding sequence TCACAGTCCACCGCGAATGCCCCCACCATGGGAGTTCGCCCAGCTGGCCGCGCGCCCGCTGCCCTGGCAAGTGTGCCACAACACTCTTCATTGACGAAGTTCTCTCGACGGCTGCAGGCACGGCCAGCCACTACATCGATCTCGCCTCGAAGTGTAGCGACAAAGGTGAGAGGGAGCCGAGAAAATACGCCGCTTAAGCAGAGAGTGCTGGCTGAATGCCGCACCCTTGCCACCCCGCACCGACGAACGAATGGATCGCCAGCTGCTATTCcacgcggcagcgatgcacctCGCGTGCACGTGAGAATAAATACCGCAGTGTCCGTGGCCCGTCGCTGCATGTCGTCCCTCCCTAGAACAACACGAAGGATGGCCATAGCGCATCCACGTCGCTCCTCATCtgtggcgacgccgctgtcgaaGAAGTCGCGGTCGCCCAGCCGAGCCACACCCCGCTCTGTTTCTCGACTCACTACGCGCCCCCCGCAGGTGCCGCCTAACACGCGTTGTTGTGCCAGCACACTGACAAATGctaagcagcagcatcggccCTCTGCGCCACGCCACATCGCTAACGCACCCTCTGCTACCGTCTCCCACACCTGTATTCCACGGCCGCGGCACGCGAGCACCGACGCAGGCTTTGGGGGGCATGTCAACGAGCCTTTTGCCACGTACGCGTGGTTGCCCTCCTCGCTGGCGTCGCGAGAAAACGTGGAGCCACTCAGCGCTATGCCCATGCCATCATCTGCGTTTAATcgctcctctgctgcgccgtctaCTCGCAGCGCGACCCCACCAACCATCTCTGCAGCAACGCTAAGGAACGTGTGCGGTGCTGTCCAGCCTACGTCCACACCATTGCAAGTGCACGCGGCGCATCGCTGCAAGTTGCATCCCGGGCTGACCTGTTCACTGCGGGCCGCCAGCTCTATCGAGCCTGCCTTCTTGGTCCACGAGATTCCGCCCGCATCAGCCCTAGTCCTGCCAGACTCCAGTGACGCCCAACTACGGCAACTCTTCGCAACGCTCTTCGTGCGCACCAGCGACTCGACGTGGTCGCTTCACCGACATATTCTACCCTTCCTGGCGGCTCGCCAGAACTGCATCATGCCCGTTTCGCCGTCGCAGGTGGCTGCGTTTGTTGGGTTCGCTGACCACAGCGACGGAGGGGTGCAGGTGAAGGAGCGCACCGGTGTGGCTGGTGACACCCATAACGAGCGCAGCCTATGTGATGGGCCGCGGATCACCAAAGCCATGAGCCGCTTTGCTTCGCAGCTATGCTACTGGTTCGTGTACGTGGGTGTCCTAGGGAGCAGTGAAGCAATTCACTGGGACACCTTGCTGATGCCGTTGGAAAGCACCTCAGCTCCCTCTCACAGGTCATTTTTATGGGGTAATGACACTGCTGGTagcaccgcagctgcacgagcacCCATGACACGAAGCAATAGCCCCTCTGTCCATCCTGCCACTCCCGAGAAGCagccctgctgccgctcaccGCACCAATCACTCTCCAACTTCCCAGCCGTATCGTCACCGACGCAATGTGTCGGCACCGTCACGGAAGTGCCGATCCAGTGCCAGCACCGGCGCATGCCAGATGACGgggacgatgacgatgaagAGAACAGCCCAACGAGCACCATGCTGTGGCACACCGATCAGCTGGACAACTCGACTTTGGGCTttgccgccacctcgccagTCGCATCCGTAGAGTTCCGCTCCGTTGTCAAAGTGCCACCGGTAGTGCAAGAAGTGGTGTTCGTGCGCGGCTACAAAGTCCTACAAGCCCTGCTGGCTAATCGCGAGGCACAACTGGCACACATGAAAGAGGGCCCCATGGCGGCTCTCTTACGGGCCATCGGTACCGCCGCTGGGGCTGACAAGCGCACAAGCACCAACCTCGAGCAGAGCGCACACTGCCTTGCCGAGCCGCACCCGTCTGTTATTCGCACGGTGTACCGCCGCGTGCGCTTCTACCTTCGCCTGCACGCCTTTGTGCGTGAACTCTGCGTGTATCTGCGCGCGCACCAGGCACGGCCGTGGCAACGGGAGTCGTACATTCTTGAATCTGTCGTTTCCTCACGTCTGCGAGTCACGGCGAGTTTTGCCAGTGTTGACGCGCGCATGGCCGGGAAGGCAAAGATGAGCGCCATCGCGGAAACGAGcacaggtggtggtggcaggtgGAAGCCAGTTCGCGACGCACTTGTGAAAGGGGTGTTGTGCGCAGCATTCCATGCCGCCCCCACCCGCGTCTCCGCTAACTCCCTTCAAACGCTACTCGTTCTGCAGCATGCGGACGCCACACGAGTGGTGCTGCGAGCTGCTGAAGTTATTCGCCGCGACGTCACCGGTGAAGGACTGCCGCACGCATCGAATGCAGTAgtcgcctcgtcctcctttccttcctcccactcctGTGAGGTCTCCACATCTGAAGGCACGACAAGTTCGCGTTTGCCTGTGCAGTTGCTTCGTATCTTTCCGTTGCCGCGCTGGAGCTCCTTGGCGCAACCGGGCACGGCGTCGCCGAAACACGCAACGTCGTTCGACCTGGTTGCCTCATGGGCATTAGGCTTTGCGCTCGCCTTGGCGGTTCTAAGCAATTTCCTCTTCATCTTTGGTGCTCAGCTTGTCTGGACATTGTGGTGGACAACCTCTCGAGAAGCCAGTGCCAACGGCGACACTGCACAGCATCTCCACGTGTTGCACCGTACCTGGATGCTCAGTTTCGTGAAAGAGTGCTCGATTATTCTGCTGCTACTCGCTTGCACTGCACGAGTGGCCCACCGCGCCGGAGAAGTGGTTGCTTCTATTGAAGTGACGCACGCCGTCGTGACTGCTCAGAGTGCGGCTCTCACGCGTGCGTCGGAGGGCTGGCTGCAGGTGGCATGGGCCCTGCACTCCGGCAACAccgtcgctgcgcacgcggTGCAACGCTGTATGGACCGTCTTCGGCTGGTAGGCAATGCAGTCGACGACTTCGAGGCAGCCCCGCTTGGTCTGCGACACGCGCTCTCACGCGGCATGTGGTCTCGGTATTGGTTCGTCTTCTTCATGGCTGCCTTAGTTACTTGCACAATAAAGATGTCGCTGCACCTCGGCCAGTACGTAGAACTCACCGCTGTTGTGATGCTTGCATGGGGGACGAGCGTGGCACGTGTCTGTGAAACCCGtcagcaacgacggcgcGCACTGGCCTGGTGGCTCTATTGTCAAGCGACCACCGCGGAGAGTTTTGCGGAGGATCTTTTGCGTACAGCGGGCGACCGGTGTAGCGAAGCGCTGTCCAGTGGGACAGCCGCCGATGAGAAAGGTGGAtcagctgcgcgagggcTTCTGTCATCTGATTGTGCTTCCCTTCCAACGCTCTGCACGATATCGCTGCCAGTGTTGGAAGAGCTGGCAAAGGTCGCTTGTTTGGTGGAGTGGAGTGAAGGGCGCCTGCTGCCAAGATATCAGGGGTCCCACGGTACTAGCCCTGCGAATCTCGCGGAGCTGACGACGCAGTGGTTCTGGGAGCAGCTGTGCGGCCGCGCCGCTCCAACGTACTCGAAGGGCGTGTCCTCTGTGGCTGTTGTGGAGACTACGATGTGGGCTTGCCGCCGCTCACTCGAAgccgagcagcggcagcgcggtgCAGCTTCCCTACCCGtagcggaggcggtggcctACGTGTTGCCGTGGGCACTCGACTACGAGAaggcactgccaccgctgacCGGCGCACTGGAGGGGTGTCACGACTACCAGGTAAGCGAAGCACTTGCACCCTTTGCTGCGGCCGCATCCAGGgatgccagcgctgccgcccacGCTCCACCCCATAGatccttctcccctctgtcCTCTCACGTATTTCAAGAGAACAGTGCAATGgacgcctccctccctctcgatGTGGAGCTTCGGCGGCTCCCGTACCTATCACAGCTGCAGGGCCGCCTCGTCGTGTGCACCGCATTCGTGCTCGCCTCGCTGAGAGCGGCTCCGCGTGCGATGAGTGAGGCAGTTGGCGGCTGCTCAgcttccttctccacctACATGGGAGAGCGGACGTTTACCCTCCTGGTGTACCTCGTCCATAGCCAGCTGTACGTGACGCCATCGCTGTGGTGCACGAAAGGCTCTGAGAGAGcctcggcggcgcggtggcgtCAGGCGGCAACTCGCACGCGAGATAccttgcagctcctccagcgagtCACACTACTGGCTCAGCAACGTGACGTGCGGGACCCTCCTGCAGGTCGTGCGTACGCAACGGTGCTGCCCTCGGTGCTGCACGCACTCTTCCGTTAA
- a CDS encoding hypothetical protein (TriTrypDB/GeneDB-style sysID: LpmP.23.0480) codes for MNIVTSYFLVRKLPGTLAMGGDIQKNQKARQREYMECLRLNQQHPGVASIHLIVEGLDAYEHLLEHVLCNPHFHSDPTLNSSTMPITARHRSGHVAPIVPVVRFASGMPLYADLFAYANQLLSHRLTMVCNADVYLSSDHFSLSAVQDLFRQSSTIPPPRTPLCSESHTRTTEGTEAGATRPYLAQNWGNPLALALTRYESDSPLDAPFLYDYRGSHDAFVFVPPVPPSFVRRVAHPQNSYKAENIVLHELQRSGYLTLNPTLGDGVRLVHHHAADLRQWFPPVDESRYGRAQPSTVAQAASCICEEARVRSLPLCLHKD; via the coding sequence ATGAACATCGTCACCTCCTACTTTCTCGTTCGCAAGCTGCCCGGCACCCTTGCCATGGGTGGAGACATTCAAAAGAACCAGAAAGCCCGCCAGCGCGAATACATGGAGTGCCTGCGGCTCAATCAGCAACACCCCGGCGTCGCGTCCATTCACCTCATCGTCGAGGGACTCGACGCCTACGAGCACCTGCTAGAGCATGTTCTCTGTAACCCTCACTTCCACAGTGATCCCACGTTGAACTCGTCTACGATGCCAATAACCGcacggcaccgcagcggtcATGTTGCTCCTATCGTACCTGTGGTACGCTTTGCCAGCGGCATGCCCTTGTACGCCGACCTCTTTGCCTATGCAAACCAGCTTCTCTCACACCGCCTCACGATGGTGTGCAACGCGGACGTGTATCTCTCTTCCGACCACTTTTCGCTCTCAGCAGTGCAGGACCTCTTTCGCCAATCCAGCaccatcccccctccccgaaCACCGCTTTGCAGTGAGTCCCACACGAGGACTACGGAGGGGACGGAGGCGGGGGCAACACGGCCCTACTTGGCGCAGAATTGGGGGAACCCCTTGGCACTGGCGCTCACCCGCTACGAGAGCGACAGCCCCCTTGACGCGCCATTCCTGTACGACTATCGTGGCTCGCACGACGCCTTTGTGTTTgtgccgcctgtgccaccGTCGTTTGTGCGCCGTGTCGCCCATCCGCAGAACAGCTACAAGGCGGAGAACATCGTCCTGCACGAGCTTCAGCGAAGCGGATACCTTACATTGAACCCAACGTTGGGGGATGGCGTGCGCCTTGTTCACCACCACGCCGCTGATCTTCGGCAGTGGTTTCCACCGGTAGATGAGTCGCGGTACGGCCGCGCACAACCGAGCACAGTGGCACAGGCGGCATCATGCATCTGTGAGGAGGCACGTGTGCGGTCGCTACCGCTGTGTCTGCATAAGGACTga